In one Conger conger chromosome 5, fConCon1.1, whole genome shotgun sequence genomic region, the following are encoded:
- the rpf2 gene encoding ribosome production factor 2 homolog: MTQRDGIVKPKTKRSKRFLQSREAKLIENVKNAMIMKGGNTSETVTQALKDIYALKKPNAVMYKKKNITRPFEDQTSLEFFSKKSDCSLFLFGSHNKKRPNNLVFGRMFDFHVLDMIELGIEKFASLQEIKKSTCPEGTKPLLVFAGEAFDTDNEYKRLRSVLTDFFRGPNVTSVRLAGLEHLLHFTALEGKIYMRSYKVLLKKSGCRTPRIELEEMGPSFDFTLRRTHLASDDLCKAAHRQPKALKPKKKKNISHDAFGTKLGRLHMQKQNLAKLQTRKMKGLRKRKGDIVEGEEEASLKKTKTDE, from the exons ATGACACAAAGGGACGGAATTGT AAAACCGAAAACCAAACGGTCCAAAAGATTTCTTCAAAGCAGGGAAGCCAAACTAatagaaaatgttaaaaatgcgATGATAATGAAGGGTGGAAACACAAGTGAAACGGTCACACAAGCCCTGAAGGATATT TATGCCCTGAAGAAACCAAATGCTGTTATGTACAAAAA GAAAAATATAACGCGGCCATTTGAAGATCAAACGTCATTG GAATTCTTTTCCAAGAAATCCGATTGCTCTTTGTTTTTATTCGGCTCCCACAACAAGAAACGACCAAACAACCTAGTTTTTG gTCGCATGTTTGATTTCCATGTATTGGATATGATTGAGCTTGGCATTGAGAAATTTGCTTCTCTTCAGGAAATCAAG AAGAGCACGTGCCCAGAAGGTACCAAGCCACTGTTGGTGTTCGCTGGGGAGGCCTTTGACACTGATAACGAGTACAAGCGTCTGCGGAGTGTTCTCACAG ACTTCTTCAGAGGGCCGAATGTAACTTCCGTGCGCCTGGCTGGCCTGGAGCACCTGCTGCACTTCACTGCTCTCGAGGGGAAGATCTACATGCGCAGTTACAA AGTTCTTCTGAAGAAATCGGGGTGTCGGACACCGAGGATTGAGCTGGAGGAGATGGGCCCATCATTTGATTTCACCCTGAGGAGAACACACCTTGCCTCTGACGACCTGTGCAAGGCTGCACACCGGCAACCCAAGGCCCTGAAG cctaagaagaagaagaacatttCCCATGATGCCTTTGGCACCAAGCTTGGACGACTGCACATGCAGAAGCAGAACCTGGCGAAGCTGCAGACACGCAAGATGAAGGGTCTGAGGAAGAGAAAAGGGGATATTgttgagggagaggaggaggcgtctctgaaaaaaaccaaaacggATGAGTGA